A single region of the Streptomyces sp. NBC_01381 genome encodes:
- a CDS encoding NAD(P)-dependent oxidoreductase has protein sequence MRVLLIGANGYLGRFVADRLLADPAVQLTALGRGDDSDVRFDLASGSPGALTRFLDAVHPGVVINCAGATRGGARELTRHNTVAVATICEALRRSGCGARLVQLGCGAEYGPSQPGSSTAEDAVPRPGGPYGVSKLAATELVLGAGLDAVVLRVFSPAGPGTPAGSPLGRLAEAMRRAMQSGDGELKLGGLGVQRDFIDVRDVARAVHAASLSAAQGIVNIGAGRAVRLRDAAAVLARVAGYGGALHELDQGPLRQSIGHPRSESDHGGPAAYPYPDGCGSWQQADVRTARDRLGWRPRINLEESLADIWMEAACRI, from the coding sequence ATGAGGGTGCTGCTGATCGGAGCCAATGGATACCTCGGCCGTTTCGTCGCCGACCGGCTGCTCGCCGACCCGGCCGTGCAGCTCACCGCGCTCGGGCGCGGCGACGACTCGGACGTACGGTTCGACCTCGCGAGCGGCAGCCCCGGCGCGCTCACCCGTTTCCTGGACGCCGTGCACCCCGGAGTCGTCATCAACTGCGCGGGCGCCACCCGCGGCGGCGCCCGCGAGCTGACCCGGCACAACACGGTGGCCGTCGCCACCATCTGCGAGGCCCTGCGCCGCAGCGGCTGCGGGGCGCGGCTCGTGCAGCTGGGCTGCGGCGCCGAGTACGGGCCGAGCCAGCCGGGCTCCTCGACCGCCGAGGACGCCGTGCCGAGGCCCGGTGGGCCCTACGGGGTCAGCAAGCTCGCCGCCACCGAGCTCGTGCTGGGGGCGGGGCTCGACGCCGTCGTCCTTCGGGTGTTCTCGCCTGCGGGGCCCGGCACCCCCGCCGGATCACCGCTCGGGCGGCTCGCCGAGGCCATGCGGCGGGCCATGCAGTCCGGCGACGGCGAGCTGAAGCTCGGGGGGCTCGGCGTGCAGCGGGACTTCATCGACGTACGCGATGTGGCGCGCGCCGTGCACGCCGCCTCGCTCTCCGCCGCCCAGGGGATCGTGAACATCGGCGCCGGCCGAGCCGTACGTCTGCGTGACGCGGCCGCCGTCCTGGCGCGCGTCGCGGGGTACGGCGGAGCCCTGCACGAGCTCGACCAAGGGCCCCTGCGGCAATCCATCGGGCACCCCCGCTCCGAATCCGACCACGGGGGCCCGGCCGCCTACCCCTACCCGGACGGCTGCGGCAGCTGGCAGCAGGCGGATGTGCGCACCGCGCGCGACCGCCTCGGCTGGCGCCCCCGGATCAACCTCGAAGAGTCACTCGCCGACATCTGGATGGAGGCGGCATGCCGCATCTGA
- a CDS encoding spherulation-specific family 4 protein, protein MPHLTSTATGTAHTDVRLGFGVPGFAHPLVAPAEWSELTRPGTPLHWVVLNVAGGPGDRPDPHCLEAAGRLRNAGVRVLGHLDATYGARPFGEMISDAHRYLDWYQVDGFSLDRCPTERAALPEVRRTVTTLRALCDDAHIVLGHGTHPYPGYAESADQLVTFSGPWSDYRWSQVAEWTADYPPERFCHFVHGMPRGHLDEAMRIARWQGASTIYFTDHIERGGPNDPWESMPAYWDEIVSRIGTGVSE, encoded by the coding sequence ATGCCGCATCTGACCAGCACAGCCACGGGCACCGCGCACACGGACGTACGACTCGGCTTCGGCGTCCCGGGCTTCGCCCACCCGCTCGTCGCGCCCGCCGAATGGTCCGAACTCACCCGTCCTGGCACCCCTCTGCACTGGGTCGTCCTGAACGTGGCGGGCGGCCCGGGGGACCGGCCCGACCCGCACTGCCTGGAAGCGGCGGGGCGGCTGCGGAACGCGGGCGTCCGTGTTCTCGGTCACCTCGACGCGACCTACGGCGCCCGCCCCTTCGGCGAGATGATCTCGGACGCGCACCGCTACCTCGACTGGTACCAGGTCGACGGCTTCTCCCTCGACCGCTGCCCCACCGAGCGCGCCGCGCTTCCCGAGGTGCGCCGGACGGTCACCACCCTGCGCGCGCTCTGCGACGACGCGCACATCGTCCTCGGGCACGGCACCCATCCCTATCCCGGATACGCCGAATCCGCCGACCAATTGGTGACCTTCTCCGGCCCCTGGAGCGACTACCGCTGGTCCCAGGTGGCCGAGTGGACCGCCGACTACCCGCCCGAGCGCTTCTGCCACTTCGTGCACGGCATGCCGCGCGGCCATCTCGACGAGGCCATGCGCATCGCGCGCTGGCAGGGGGCCTCGACGATCTACTTCACCGACCACATAGAGCGGGGCGGCCCGAACGACCCGTGGGAGTCCATGCCCGCGTACTGGGACGAAATCGTCTCGCGTATCGGAACGGGTGTCTCGGAATGA
- the moeZ gene encoding adenylyltransferase/sulfurtransferase MoeZ, whose amino-acid sequence MSLPPLVEPASELTVDEVRRYSRHLIIPDVGMDGQKRLKNAKVLCVGAGGLGSPALMYLAAAGVGTLGIVEFDEVDESNLQRQIIHSQADIGRSKAASAKDSVLGINPYVNVILHEERLEAENVMDIFSQYDLIVDGTDNFATRYLVNDACVLLNKPYVWGSIYRFDGQASVFWSEHGPCYRCLYPEPPPPGMVPSCAEGGVLGVLCASIGSIQVTEAIKVLAGVGDPLVGRLMIYDALEMQYRQVKVRKDPDCAVCGENPTVTELIDYEAFCGVVSDEAQEAALGSTITPKQLKEWIDADEKIEIIDVREQNEYEIVSIPGARLIPKNEFLMGTALESLPQDKKIVLHCKTGVRSAEVLAVLKSAGFADAVHVGGGVIGWVNQIEPDKPVY is encoded by the coding sequence GTGTCGCTGCCACCCCTGGTCGAGCCAGCATCTGAGCTCACCGTCGACGAGGTTCGCAGGTACTCCCGCCACCTGATCATCCCCGACGTCGGGATGGACGGGCAGAAGCGGCTGAAGAACGCCAAGGTGCTGTGTGTCGGCGCCGGCGGCCTCGGGTCACCGGCGCTGATGTACCTCGCCGCGGCGGGCGTGGGCACGCTCGGCATCGTGGAGTTCGACGAGGTCGACGAGTCGAACCTGCAGCGCCAGATCATCCACAGCCAGGCCGACATCGGCCGCTCCAAGGCCGCGTCCGCGAAGGACTCCGTCCTCGGCATCAACCCGTACGTGAACGTGATCCTCCACGAAGAGCGGCTCGAGGCCGAGAACGTGATGGACATCTTCAGCCAGTACGACCTGATCGTCGACGGCACGGACAACTTCGCCACGCGTTACCTGGTCAACGACGCGTGCGTGCTGCTCAACAAGCCGTACGTGTGGGGTTCGATCTACCGCTTCGACGGCCAGGCGTCCGTCTTCTGGAGCGAGCACGGCCCGTGCTACCGCTGCCTCTACCCGGAGCCCCCGCCGCCCGGCATGGTCCCGTCCTGCGCCGAGGGCGGCGTGCTCGGCGTGCTCTGCGCGTCGATCGGCTCCATCCAGGTCACCGAGGCGATCAAGGTCCTGGCCGGCGTGGGCGACCCGCTGGTCGGCCGCCTGATGATCTACGACGCCTTGGAGATGCAGTACCGCCAGGTCAAGGTCCGCAAGGACCCCGACTGCGCGGTCTGCGGCGAGAACCCCACCGTCACCGAGCTCATCGACTACGAGGCCTTCTGCGGCGTCGTGTCCGACGAGGCCCAGGAGGCGGCGCTCGGCTCGACGATCACTCCCAAGCAGCTCAAGGAGTGGATCGACGCGGACGAGAAGATCGAGATCATCGACGTGCGCGAGCAGAACGAGTACGAGATCGTCTCGATCCCCGGCGCCAGGCTGATCCCCAAGAACGAGTTCCTCATGGGCACCGCCCTGGAGAGCCTCCCGCAGGACAAGAAGATCGTCTTGCACTGCAAGACGGGTGTCCGGTCCGCGGAAGTCCTCGCCGTACTGAAGTCCGCGGGCTTCGCGGACGCGGTGCATGTGGGCGGCGGCGTGATCGGGTGGGTCAACCAGATCGAGCCCGACAAGCCGGTCTACTAG
- a CDS encoding alpha/beta hydrolase encodes MPRFVRSAALAAAGVLVAGLAVGCGGSSDGGEDDAKPAPTGPGQEPRPDPSSTLPATINAQKLDWGGCKASGQDPAPGSEWQCSTLKVPMDYAKPDGETIDIALIRARSTGKGERIGSLLFNFGGPGGSGVSMLPSFADSYDTLRERYDLVSFDPRGVAGSAGVRCRSDKETQAAESVDLTPDTPAEEAAYFKDAADFGAGCERNSGKLLGHVSTVEAARDMDVMRQVLGDEKLHYMGISYGTELGGTYAHLFPKKVGRLTLDAVVDPSADSVGHAKNQARGFQRALENYLKSSGQDPKAGSQKIVRLLKRLDAEPLPGSGDRKLTQSLALTGITVTLYSRQSWPALTHGLEQAEKGEGSALLQLADAYNERDPSGRYSTQSHSQRSISCRDGKARPTPAQAKAQLADFREISPVFGEFMGWDTAGWCHSWPVAGLHDSPDVSAPDADPILVVGNTGDPATPYEGAQKMTDELGKGTGVMLTWKGEGHGAYGSGSDCVDDAVDGYLLDGKVPQNGKVCES; translated from the coding sequence ATGCCGCGTTTCGTACGGTCAGCAGCTCTGGCTGCCGCAGGGGTCCTGGTGGCGGGGCTCGCCGTCGGCTGCGGCGGTTCGTCGGACGGCGGCGAGGACGACGCCAAGCCGGCCCCGACCGGACCCGGGCAGGAGCCGAGGCCCGATCCCTCCTCTACGCTGCCCGCGACGATCAACGCCCAGAAGCTCGACTGGGGCGGCTGCAAGGCATCGGGCCAGGACCCCGCGCCCGGCTCCGAGTGGCAGTGCTCGACCCTCAAGGTCCCCATGGACTACGCGAAGCCGGACGGCGAGACGATCGACATCGCCCTGATACGCGCCCGGTCCACCGGCAAGGGCGAGCGCATCGGCTCACTCCTGTTCAACTTCGGCGGCCCCGGCGGCTCCGGCGTCTCCATGCTGCCGTCGTTCGCCGACTCGTACGACACGCTGCGCGAGCGGTACGACTTGGTGAGCTTCGACCCGCGTGGCGTCGCGGGCAGCGCGGGCGTGCGCTGCCGCAGCGACAAGGAGACGCAGGCCGCGGAGTCCGTCGACCTCACTCCGGACACCCCGGCCGAGGAAGCGGCGTACTTCAAGGACGCGGCCGACTTCGGTGCGGGCTGCGAGCGGAACTCGGGCAAGCTCCTCGGCCATGTCTCGACGGTCGAGGCGGCCCGCGACATGGATGTGATGCGCCAGGTCCTCGGCGACGAGAAGCTGCACTACATGGGTATCTCGTACGGCACCGAACTGGGCGGCACGTACGCGCACTTGTTCCCCAAGAAGGTGGGGCGCCTCACCCTGGACGCCGTCGTCGACCCGAGTGCGGATTCGGTGGGCCACGCCAAGAACCAGGCGCGGGGCTTCCAGCGCGCCCTGGAGAACTATCTGAAGTCGTCGGGCCAGGACCCGAAGGCGGGCTCGCAGAAGATAGTGCGCCTCCTGAAGCGCCTGGACGCCGAGCCGCTGCCCGGATCGGGCGACCGGAAGCTCACCCAGTCCCTGGCGCTCACCGGCATCACGGTCACGCTCTACAGCCGGCAGAGCTGGCCCGCCCTGACCCACGGCCTGGAGCAGGCCGAGAAGGGCGAAGGATCGGCGCTGCTGCAGCTGGCCGACGCCTACAACGAGCGGGACCCGTCCGGCCGTTACAGCACACAGAGCCACTCGCAGCGCTCCATCTCCTGCCGCGACGGCAAGGCGCGCCCGACGCCCGCGCAGGCGAAGGCGCAGCTCGCCGACTTCCGTGAGATATCGCCGGTCTTCGGCGAGTTCATGGGCTGGGACACGGCGGGCTGGTGCCATTCCTGGCCGGTGGCCGGGCTGCACGACTCCCCCGACGTCTCCGCCCCCGACGCGGACCCGATCCTGGTGGTCGGCAACACCGGAGATCCGGCGACGCCCTACGAGGGTGCGCAGAAGATGACCGACGAGCTCGGCAAGGGCACGGGCGTCATGCTGACCTGGAAGGGCGAGGGGCACGGGGCCTACGGGAGCGGCAGCGACTGCGTGGACGACGCGGTCGACGGCTACCTCCTGGACGGCAAGGTCCCGCAGAACGGCAAGGTCTGCGAGTCCTGA
- a CDS encoding alpha/beta hydrolase: MPNLKARAAVLAATVALLSSTATACGGDDAKDEDLSAQKLSWKDCPAPDASEGGGEAPSPLPGGAEWQCATMKAPLDWDKPKGDTLDIALIRAAASGEQDRRIGSLVFNFGGPGGSGITTLPAFGQDYAKLRTRYDLVSFDPRGVGRSAGVKCEDDEQLDEYFQQDSTPDDDAEQKQLLDNVKGFNGGCEKNSGEVLPHVRTTDAARDMDLMRQVLGDDKLHYFGISYGTELGGVYAHLFPKKVGRAVFDAVVDPTETAEQGSLGQAEGFQLALDNFAEDCTSKVEDCPVGDTAQDVKDRIAKLLKDLDAKPLPALPPRELTQTAATNGIAQSLYSKDFWPYLTDGLEQAYDGDGRILMTLSDAMNGRNQDGSYSNIQAANISINCADDKARYTADYVEEKLPEFRKASPLFGDYLAWGMVGCTDWAVQGAADHPDVSASDAPPIVVIGNTGDPATPYEGAKKMAQALGEGVGVELTYKGQGHGAYDSKNKCVRDAVNGYLLDGTVPKAGTVCA; this comes from the coding sequence ATGCCCAACCTGAAGGCGCGTGCCGCTGTCCTGGCCGCCACCGTCGCCCTGCTGTCATCGACCGCCACGGCCTGCGGCGGCGACGACGCCAAGGACGAGGATCTGTCGGCCCAGAAGCTCAGCTGGAAGGACTGCCCCGCGCCCGACGCCTCCGAAGGCGGTGGTGAGGCCCCGTCGCCACTGCCCGGCGGCGCCGAGTGGCAGTGCGCCACCATGAAGGCCCCCCTCGACTGGGACAAGCCCAAGGGGGACACCCTCGACATCGCGCTGATCCGCGCGGCTGCCAGCGGCGAGCAGGACCGTCGGATCGGCTCGCTCGTCTTCAACTTCGGCGGCCCCGGCGGCTCGGGCATCACCACGCTGCCCGCCTTCGGACAGGACTACGCCAAGCTGCGCACCCGCTACGACCTGGTGAGCTTCGACCCGCGCGGCGTCGGCCGCAGCGCGGGCGTGAAGTGCGAGGACGACGAGCAGCTCGACGAGTACTTCCAGCAGGACTCCACGCCCGACGACGACGCGGAGCAGAAACAGCTCCTCGACAACGTGAAGGGCTTCAACGGCGGCTGCGAGAAGAACTCCGGCGAGGTGCTCCCCCACGTACGCACCACCGACGCGGCCCGCGACATGGACCTGATGCGGCAGGTGCTCGGCGACGACAAGCTGCACTACTTCGGCATCTCCTACGGCACCGAACTCGGCGGCGTCTACGCCCACTTGTTTCCGAAGAAGGTGGGCCGCGCCGTCTTCGACGCCGTCGTCGATCCCACCGAGACGGCGGAGCAGGGCTCGCTGGGCCAGGCCGAGGGCTTCCAGCTCGCGCTCGACAACTTCGCCGAGGACTGCACGTCGAAGGTCGAGGACTGCCCGGTCGGCGACACCGCGCAGGACGTGAAGGACCGGATCGCAAAGCTCCTGAAGGACCTGGACGCCAAGCCGCTGCCCGCCCTTCCGCCGCGCGAACTGACCCAGACCGCCGCCACCAACGGCATCGCCCAGTCGCTGTACTCCAAGGACTTCTGGCCGTATCTCACCGACGGCCTGGAGCAGGCGTACGACGGCGACGGCAGGATCCTGATGACGCTCTCCGACGCCATGAACGGCCGCAACCAGGACGGCTCGTACAGCAACATCCAGGCCGCCAACATCTCCATCAACTGCGCCGACGACAAGGCGCGTTACACCGCCGACTACGTCGAGGAGAAGCTCCCCGAGTTCCGTAAGGCCTCCCCGCTGTTCGGCGACTATCTGGCCTGGGGCATGGTCGGCTGCACCGACTGGGCGGTGCAGGGCGCCGCCGACCATCCGGACGTCAGCGCGTCGGACGCGCCGCCGATCGTCGTCATCGGCAACACGGGCGACCCCGCGACGCCGTACGAGGGCGCGAAGAAGATGGCTCAGGCGCTGGGCGAGGGCGTCGGTGTCGAGCTGACGTACAAGGGCCAGGGGCACGGGGCGTACGACAGCAAGAACAAGTGCGTACGGGACGCGGTGAACGGCTATCTGCTGGACGGCACCGTGCCGAAGGCGGGCACGGTCTGCGCATAA
- a CDS encoding lysylphosphatidylglycerol synthase transmembrane domain-containing protein: MIRDQEETTEQQDVHPDETVGTPAAESHPDTGGHSLNKNEKHAKHPTNAEEQPGTEAEGAHAFVSDDCADETEPHTDRVAGDEPLLAARVHRPSDLMRLLIGILAIAVLLAIAAFAHGTTSGLAQDIDKGTEQAPDALIRFAGLTASIGVLLVPVAFAIERLVKRDGLRIADGVLAAVLAHGVTLATDLWVARAAPDSIQEALTRPSPGDLNALTDPVHGYLAPVIAYMTAVGMSRRPRWRVVLWVVLLLDAFTMLVTGYTTPFSIILTVLLGWSVAYGTLYAVGSPNVRPTGQTLLAGLRHVGFHPVSAAREESPDSGEHGDRGRRYFVTLEDGPPLDVTVIDREQQAQGFFYRVWRRLTLRGITQRRSLQSLRQALEQEALLAYAAISAGADAPKLIATSELGPDAVMLVYEHTGGRSLDSLPDDAITDELLCDTWRQVQALQSRRIAHRRLQGDAILVDRSGTVILTDLRGGEIAAGDLVLRMDIAQLLTTFGLRVGAERAVATALDVLGPDTVADCLPLLQPIALTRATRGTLRKRARERSQREREAVLEASRKEKLARSEAAPTTAEADEAETAEGAKSPDRKAVRAEKQAEKLAIDVALEQAREEDLLTQIRHQVLLIRPQAPVEPAQLERIRPRTLISFIAGAIGAYFLLSQLTQVDFGTIVGEAEWGWVAVAVACSALSYLAAAMSLLGFVPERVPFLRTVQAQVAGSFVKIVAPAAVGGVALNTRFLQRSGVRSGLAVASVGASQLFGLGSHIMLLMVFGYLTGTEKTPSLSPSRTVIAGLLSVAVLVLVVTAIPFLRKFVVTRVRSLFAGVVPRMLDVLQRPQKLLTGIGGMLLLTLLFVLCLDASVRAFSTAEMKPLTLASVAVVFLAGNALGSAAPTPGGIGAVEATLTLGLVAVGVPKDVAAPAVLLYRLLTLWLPVLPGWLYFNHLTRKGLL; the protein is encoded by the coding sequence GTGATACGAGATCAAGAAGAGACGACGGAGCAGCAGGATGTGCACCCCGATGAGACGGTGGGCACCCCTGCGGCCGAGTCGCACCCGGACACCGGTGGGCACTCCCTGAACAAGAACGAGAAGCACGCGAAGCACCCGACGAACGCGGAAGAGCAGCCCGGCACCGAAGCAGAGGGCGCGCACGCCTTCGTCTCCGACGACTGCGCCGACGAGACGGAGCCGCACACCGACCGCGTCGCCGGTGACGAACCGCTGCTCGCCGCGCGCGTGCACCGTCCTTCGGACCTGATGCGGCTGCTCATCGGCATCCTCGCGATCGCCGTGCTCCTCGCCATCGCCGCGTTCGCGCACGGTACGACGTCGGGCCTCGCCCAGGACATCGACAAGGGCACGGAACAGGCTCCCGACGCGCTGATCAGGTTCGCGGGCCTCACCGCGAGCATCGGTGTCCTGCTCGTCCCCGTCGCGTTCGCGATCGAGCGCCTGGTCAAACGGGACGGGCTGCGCATCGCCGACGGTGTCCTCGCGGCCGTCCTGGCGCACGGCGTGACGCTCGCCACCGACCTCTGGGTCGCCAGGGCCGCCCCGGACTCCATCCAGGAGGCGCTGACCCGGCCGTCTCCCGGCGATCTGAACGCGCTCACCGATCCGGTGCACGGCTATCTCGCACCCGTAATCGCGTACATGACAGCGGTCGGGATGTCCCGCCGACCACGCTGGCGCGTGGTGCTGTGGGTGGTGCTGCTGCTCGACGCCTTCACCATGCTGGTCACCGGCTACACGACGCCGTTCTCGATCATCCTGACCGTGCTCCTCGGCTGGAGCGTCGCCTACGGAACGCTGTACGCGGTCGGCTCGCCGAACGTCAGGCCCACCGGCCAGACGCTCCTCGCCGGCCTGCGGCACGTCGGCTTCCACCCCGTGAGCGCGGCCCGCGAGGAGTCCCCGGACAGCGGGGAGCACGGCGACCGCGGCCGCCGCTACTTCGTCACCCTGGAGGACGGCCCGCCCCTGGACGTCACGGTCATCGACCGAGAGCAGCAGGCGCAGGGCTTCTTCTACCGCGTATGGCGCAGACTCACGCTGCGCGGCATCACCCAGCGCCGCAGCCTGCAGTCGCTGCGCCAGGCCCTGGAGCAGGAGGCGCTCCTCGCGTACGCGGCGATCTCGGCCGGGGCCGACGCGCCCAAGCTGATCGCCACCTCCGAGCTCGGCCCCGACGCGGTGATGCTCGTGTACGAGCACACGGGCGGCCGTTCTCTCGACTCGCTGCCGGACGACGCCATCACCGACGAGCTGCTGTGCGACACCTGGCGGCAGGTGCAGGCGCTGCAGTCGCGGCGGATCGCGCACCGCAGGCTCCAGGGCGACGCGATTCTGGTGGATCGTTCCGGCACGGTGATCTTGACGGACCTGCGGGGCGGTGAGATCGCCGCCGGTGATCTGGTCCTGCGGATGGACATCGCCCAGCTCCTGACCACCTTCGGGCTGCGGGTGGGCGCCGAGCGCGCGGTCGCGACCGCCCTGGATGTGCTCGGCCCCGACACGGTCGCCGACTGTCTGCCGCTGCTCCAGCCGATCGCCCTCACCCGCGCCACCCGCGGCACGCTGCGCAAGCGGGCCAGGGAGCGGTCACAGCGCGAGCGCGAGGCCGTCCTCGAAGCGTCCCGCAAGGAGAAGCTGGCCCGCAGCGAGGCCGCTCCGACGACCGCCGAAGCCGACGAGGCGGAGACCGCGGAGGGCGCGAAGAGCCCCGACCGCAAGGCGGTGCGCGCGGAGAAGCAGGCCGAGAAGCTGGCCATAGACGTGGCCCTGGAGCAGGCACGCGAGGAGGATCTGCTCACCCAGATCCGCCACCAGGTGCTGCTCATCCGGCCGCAGGCGCCCGTCGAGCCTGCTCAGCTCGAACGGATCAGGCCGCGCACGCTGATCAGTTTCATCGCCGGTGCCATCGGCGCGTACTTCCTGCTCTCGCAGCTCACGCAGGTCGACTTCGGCACGATCGTGGGCGAGGCCGAGTGGGGCTGGGTCGCGGTGGCCGTGGCCTGCTCGGCGCTGAGCTACTTGGCCGCGGCGATGAGCCTGCTCGGCTTCGTGCCGGAGCGGGTGCCGTTCCTGCGGACCGTGCAGGCGCAGGTCGCCGGGTCGTTCGTGAAGATCGTGGCGCCCGCCGCGGTGGGCGGCGTCGCGCTCAACACCCGCTTCCTGCAGCGCTCCGGGGTGCGTTCCGGTCTCGCGGTGGCGAGCGTCGGGGCCTCGCAGCTGTTCGGGCTCGGCTCGCACATCATGCTGCTGATGGTCTTCGGCTATCTGACCGGTACGGAGAAGACGCCGTCCCTGTCGCCTTCCCGCACCGTCATCGCCGGTCTGCTGTCGGTCGCGGTCCTGGTGCTCGTGGTGACCGCGATCCCGTTCCTGCGGAAATTCGTCGTCACGCGCGTGCGTTCGCTGTTCGCGGGCGTCGTGCCGCGCATGCTCGACGTACTGCAGCGCCCCCAGAAGCTGCTCACCGGCATCGGCGGCATGCTGCTGCTCACCCTGCTGTTCGTCCTGTGCCTGGACGCCTCGGTACGCGCCTTCAGCACCGCGGAGATGAAGCCGCTGACCCTGGCCAGCGTCGCCGTGGTCTTCCTCGCCGGCAACGCGCTCGGCTCGGCGGCGCCCACGCCCGGCGGCATCGGGGCGGTCGAGGCGACTCTCACCCTCGGGCTGGTCGCGGTGGGCGTGCCCAAGGACGTGGCGGCACCCGCGGTGCTGCTCTACCGGCTGCTCACGCTGTGGCTTCCGGTGCTTCCGGGGTGGCTGTACTTCAACCACCTGACAAGGAAGGGCCTTCTTTAG
- a CDS encoding MGMT family protein: protein MSEESRAEHGLPEYPEYAERVLEVAELIPPGRVMTYGDVAEWLEEGGPRQVGRVMALYGGAVPWWRVVRADGVLLPGHELRALDNYRAEGTPLREASRAAEGHLPRLDMRRARWDGGDAAGGGGADRPQAPQAHT from the coding sequence ATGAGCGAGGAGAGCCGAGCGGAGCATGGGCTTCCGGAGTACCCAGAGTATGCGGAGCGGGTTCTCGAGGTCGCGGAGCTGATCCCTCCGGGGCGGGTGATGACCTACGGGGACGTGGCGGAGTGGCTCGAGGAGGGAGGGCCCCGGCAGGTCGGCCGGGTGATGGCTCTCTACGGAGGAGCGGTTCCGTGGTGGCGTGTGGTGCGCGCGGACGGTGTGCTGCTGCCGGGCCATGAACTGCGGGCGCTCGACAACTACCGCGCGGAGGGCACGCCCCTGCGCGAGGCGAGCCGTGCGGCCGAGGGCCATCTGCCCCGGCTCGACATGCGGCGGGCGCGCTGGGACGGCGGTGACGCGGCGGGCGGCGGCGGTGCCGATCGCCCGCAGGCTCCTCAGGCTCACACCTGA